One Melospiza melodia melodia isolate bMelMel2 chromosome 1, bMelMel2.pri, whole genome shotgun sequence genomic window carries:
- the ADCYAP1 gene encoding pituitary adenylate cyclase-activating polypeptide produces the protein MCSKAILALLVYGIIMHCSVYCSPAAGLQYPALRLEDEVYDEDGNTLQDFAYDQEPLGIANPSSVIGEMYTLYYPPEKRHADGIFNKAYRKLLGQLSARKYLHSLMAKRVGGASGGLGDDAEPLTKRHIDGIFTDSYSRYRKQMAVKKYLAAVLGKRYKQRIKNKGRRVAYL, from the exons ATGTGTAGCAAAGCGATCTTAGCACTTCTGGTCTATGGCATAATAATGCACTGCAGCGTCTACTGCTCACCTGCGGCTGGACTTCAGTACCCGGCGCTCAG GCTGGAGGATGAAGTCTACGACGAGGACGGGAACACCCTGCAGGACTTCGCCTACGACCAAGAGCCCCTCGGTATAGCGAATCCGTCCTCCGTGATCGGCGAGATGTACACCTTGTATTACCCACCGGAAAAGAG GCACGCCGATGGGATCTTCAACAAAGCCTACAGGAAACTCCTGGGCCAGTTATCCGCCAGGAAATATCTGCACTCGCTGATGGCCAAGCGGGTCGG CGGTGCCAGCGGCGGCCTGGGGGACGATGCGGAACCGCTGACCAAGCGGCACATAGACGGCATCTTCACGGACAGCTACAGCCGCTACCGGAAACAAATGGCTGTCAAGAAATACTTAGCAGCCGTCCTGGGGAAAAGGTATAAACAAAGAATTAAAAACAAAGGACGCCGAGTAGCGTATTTGTAG